The genomic DNA TAGGTATAGTTTGCATGATTGCAATAAATGCCTAGTGAGTTAACACATATGTGTTACAATAGTAATATAAGGAGATCACATGAAGAGTAATCCCCATGTTGGTGTTTTCATTATGCAAAAATAGTGAAGGCAAGTTGATACTTGCAACACAATTAAGGTATAGGACATGTTAATTCCTGCAGGAATAAATGACTTGATAGTCATATGTAAAGTTGtccatttatatgaaaattggatATACACTTTGAAGGTAATCATCATAAAGATGTAGGCCTCTCAGTGATGAGCAAAAGCTTCCTAAAAGTACGATCTCAAGGcagataattttttagaaagaaCTTATCGCAGCCAATGCCTAGGTCGCATCACCTTATGTTATTCCAAAATCATATGTATAAaccttaattttaatttttgcttTATATTCTACTTGATGTAGAATATTGAGTATGCAAATTGCATATGTAAATTGTTCTAACACCCATGAAAGATCTGTGGATCATAATGATGCTTTATTACTGCGGTAATTTTGCATCCATAATACATAGGTGCTAATACCTGATGGTATTTCTAATGTGCATAAcaacacatatatacaagaacaATTTATGAAAGCATATGCATAAAAAGATAAGCCTGAGGGTTATCTAATGTCTTGGAGGAGTCCAAATATCAGCCTGCGGGCTTGACTTGCGCAAAATCCAGCCTGTTGGCCCAATTTGCGCCTACCTTCGGCCCAACTCGCGCCGCACCTTCAGCCCATCTGGCCCAACCCGCATCACGCCTTTGGCTCGACCTGCTGCGGCCTGATGGCCTGCTTGCGCCGGCCCACTTGGCCGGTCCTGTGCGCGTGGTGGGCCATGCTGCGCCGCTCGCTCACGACCCACGCCACGCCGGCCTGCGGGCCCATGGCACCTCAGCCTACTGGCCGCCCACCGTGGCCTGCTGGCCCGTGATAAAGGAGCGGAGGGGGGGCGCGGTTAGGGTTCCGCACCCCCCATTCCCTGGAGCCGCCACTGCCTCTTTTGCTCCGTTGCCGCTGGTGCCGCCTGCGGGCCCCACCACCTTGCCATCATTCCGCCTGCGGCCGCGCCCCTTGGCCGGCTCGGGTGCCGCCTGCAGGTTGTGCCCCTTCGCCGCCTCGGATGCTGCCTCGGGTCGCGCCCCTTCACCGCCTCAGGGTGCCGCCTGTGGGCCGTGCCCCTTCGCCGGCCTAGGCGGTTGGCCATGGAGCACCTCCGGCCTGTGGGTAGCCTTCCGGTGGCCTGAGCCACCTGCGGGTGGCCTCCGTTGCCTTGAATCGCGCCACCTGTGGGCGGGCGCCGCCGGTTGAGCCACATGCGGGTAGGGACCACCGGCTCGCAGATCCGCCTGCGGGTGGGGATCGCCGGTTGGGGCTGCCGGCGGGTGGCCGCTGGTTGGTGCTGTCAGCCTGATTCCGGTGAGTGTTTCGCCCGATCTGTTTATCCTCCTTCATCCTGATGCCCCCCAGGTTCGCCGGCTTACGCCGGCTGCCGGCTGTTGGCCGGCCTGTCAGTTATTGGAAGAGAGGCCCAGCGCTGCTGGGCTCCATGTATCGCGCCTTATCCCTAGGCGGCGGTTCACGGTCTTGTTGCGGCCACAGTTGTCCAGTGCGGCGCCACTGCATCCTTGGTCGCGGAGGAGGCAGAGATTGGGGCACCatcttccttgaagaatggtggcGCCCCCCGTCGAGCCGTCGTTGTCCCAATCACGAAGCTTGGGTGTGTCGCCTGATGACCATCAATGGCGGTTGGGCCGGCCTGAGGGCCAAAACTGGCGATGCCGGTCTCTGCCCTTGGTGTGTTAGCGTCAGGGATAACCCCAATGCCTTCTATTCCAGTTCCAGGGCGACAAATGCGGACTATCATCGGACGGTGAGTCTGTTCCTGTTGTGGTGTCGGCGTTGGAAGCCTAAACACTGGCGTTGTTGTGCGAGTGCGCTCGAATGAGGCACTTTCATTGCTTGTGGTCTTGTTTGATTGTGCAGGAACAGAAGGACTAGGACGATGGCCTGGACTGCGTGGATGACCACGACGACCATGGCATCCACGGTGTCCTGCACGACGGCGTGTGGAGGACTCTTGCTGGTGGCCGCGAAGAGGAAGAACAAGGAAACCATCCTCAAGTGCACAGAAGCGAAGAACTTCGTCCATGGTGTTTACCTTTGTGATGTCGAGGCCTTCGTGCCTTTGTTCTTTCCTTTCTTGCATGCGTGTGTGTTGCCCAGTAGAGGCTAACAGTGCTGATAACGTGTTAGAGAATGAAGGCCTCCCGTAGGGAGTGGAAGGATGAAAAATGATTCTCTTGTTTATTCATTGAGTCACTGTTTACATATATAGGAGATGAGGGGGTGCGAGGACATCCCTTCCGAAAGGGCCCTTTTGTGAAGGGTTGTGGCTCCTTCAGAGTAATTACATAATTATCTCTTAATTACATACTGTAATTACTCTTAATTACATACTTTAAGTAATTTATCACTAATTAGTGATTCACAACAGTCTCACAAGTCCACGTATATAAAATGATGCAGATACTTTGATTACAACATTACATTCTGTAGCTATCTGCACTATATGAACATTAAATACTTCGACGAGCTCAACAAAGTAGTACTCAAACATCTAGTATATTTACAAGGGTCATAAGCATATAATAAAAATTACACATATATTTGTACGATAAGATACATAAAGAACAAACTGTATGAGAGTACATAATGCATATAGTTATTTAATATGCAAAGATGTTTGTGGCGCTAATCACTTCATTTTCTACTCAGTCGGGTAGGAAGGCTTCATGGCAAGGCCACACATGCCCCGTTTGTCAGAAATGTCCTTCTCCATCCTTAGGAATCCCTTCTCTCCCCATGTGGTGCCCCATGAGTTCTTCAAAAGCCAATACTTTGTGCCATCACTCTCCACGCCATACCCGATTGCGGCGATCCCATGGTCAAGTTCAGTGCCACAGGTGCCAGTCATCACACCACCAGAGTAAAACATAAATGTTCTATCACCTGCATCAACCGCAACCGACACGGGTTGGTTGGCCACCGCTTTCATAAGTGCCGCCTCGTTGTTGACTGGCACATCCTCGTGACCTTTGATGGTTGCAGCGCTCTTGGATCCACCCTTGCACTTGCCATCTACTGCCTTGTATGGATAGTTGGACTCAGTGGTGAGGCCACCGTTCTTGATGACAAATTCAAAGGCACTGTCCATCCAGCCCCCTTCGCAACCCTCGTCCATGCTGTGGGTGTCACAATCTACCAGTTCTTGCTCGGAGAGTGAGATGAGGCTGCCGGTGCTCAGCTTGACAATGCCCTCCATGGCAGCTACAGCGGAGAATGCCCAGCAGCAACCTGCAGTTAATCGTGTCATGGTAGGTGTCATCACAAGCTAACTCATGAACTAATATTTACAAAAATAAGACTTTATGGATGATCAATCGTAAATAATGTGcataccacattggccttggtTCTTGATAGGTGTGACTGCACCCTTGGTCCTCCAGTCGACGGTTGTTGGAAGCGCATTGACACTCAAATTCTCATACTTGAATCCAGTTGGAACACTTGTCGAAATTGGTTTGAAACCTTTATTGGCTTTGGTAGCTCTGAACTCATCGTTGGTGAGGTCAGCGAACTGGTTGACAGCAAGCCAGAACTTGGTGTTCCCAGCATTGAACGACTCAATGAACGCAACATTATCCTTGAACACCTCAAACCGCTGCGCCTTCTCAGCTGTGTCTTTGTACACACGGCCATACTCTACCATCCACTTCTCGTGCCTCTCCACCATGGCCGCATCGCTCAGCTCACGAGCTGCTAGGATAGAACTGCACAAGCAGGCGCATCCAAGGATGGCAAGGAGGAAAGCCTTGGAGCTGACCATGATCAGTTCTGGTGAATTTCTTACAGGTTGCTGCTTCTTTTCCACTCTCTTTGCTATGGAGTGTGGAATGGAGAAGCATGGTGTCTCTTTATATAGTCATCCTAGTGCTGTACATCGGCGACGGTACGGTGCTCGTAGAATGCTGTCAATCGATCAGCATCGTGCAGGTCAAGTTAGTTTATCATTAAATATGCTTGTTCTTGCTGAACAAACGTATGGTATCTGCTGAGAGAGACCCATAATCCGGTAGAAATAGAAAAGTAACCATAGAATGCTGTGTGGACACGTCTATATAATAATAGATTGATAGTTTGGGCGTTAGTATAAGCTGACCATGATTGAGAAGCAGTATGAAAGGACAACGCAATGGTCTGTATATAAGGTCTAATTGCATGTACTGGGTAGTTGTAAATTAAATTAGATAGCAAAATTACATTGTATTCTCtgttttatttttcaatttAAGGAAAAGACTATGCACCACCTTCTAAGTAAAAACATATTGTAATTGTCACTCTTTTTTAAGGCTCCTTGTCAGATCTATAGATATAGAATAAAATGGTAGCAAAATTATTCAAATTTcagtgaaaaataaaattaacaCTCGCAAAGAAATAAGTTTACCAAGTGTTTTTttcactcggcaaacaaataagtttttttctcttctgaccttgaaactttttctgctctccacatacaacatgtggtactccatgttaaaatttgatatatttctggaactgtttgctatatttaattaatttattgcatttaaagaatttttttggtatcagtcaaatttgaactgcaagtgattcaaataatagaataaaataagtagaaaaatgatattcatgttattgagtctAGTGTGAGGCCTTacccaggaaatgaaaagaaatttcgaacatcatgttcaggaaacacgactacgaacgtgtggcctaatggtttttaaattctaaaaaaagcaaacgaagtctgaaaaatcatgagatttgtcatgatgtgatgatattatACCTTGAGGctatggtaaaaaattgagaaggttttgcacattttgtcacgtacgatgtttacaaaccaaAGTATCTCAAAAGAAGAATCGTAGCGttaagaaggattcggtaagatttggagtcaaagtgactgTCGAATtcgggtttgacttcaaaacttttttgtaggcaatagagaacatagattgtttcatgtgaaattttggtaattttttggaactgtttgataattttaatttattaagtgcaattatagaattttaattgatataaattgaatttgcgatataactgcataaaataatggaataatattcgtagaaaaatcaaatatatattgttgagtgaatttaaCAAGGTATTTTCAAAGTGTATTGGAACAAATTTAGAAGAACACGttatggaaaagaaggaaaagaagaaaaatgaaaaaaaaagtttgccgagttCTCCAGatccggcactcggcaaagatgtggctttgccgagtgtcccgatctggcactcggcaaagacgccGAGTGCTCGAtcaggacactcggcaaactcgaaACTGTATAAAACAACCGGccgctgtggcggaaccgcccaaattaacctgactaaaatgcattgaagtcgtcTGACACgcaattatgcactttaagcaagtcaacttggtcaaccgtcggatttcctccgataaaccacataacaggatcgagaagcatcaatcacgcgaaggtgagtagcacagaggttgcaacattccatcatgacaacatagttcaacaatttattccatcagagttttcgaaattttAGAAcgaaatttgcaaggttcgaagtcaaataaaactagcggaagctaaacgtcgatacatgacatcatgacggagccgatcatggcatcaaaaattccttccttcgccatccgaggaagcatcccactcgacggtccagcctggaggaagctgggtcggccaagtggtaccaacacccaagctattgACAGCACCTGAAagagattagccacaacaaggctgagcaactagtactcagcaagactgacccgtcggaaagacacaaccgagacctagacatgcaaggctttctggctctgggaatttcttgccaaaagcgtctaaagtcagtccttactttcaacattttagctcatgttctatgttctttatccattctagattagcaacttatactaaacaaacatggtttccaagcaattactgaacaagcatcaagattaaaatcgtcatcatgttccatctttactcagtgcataatagcgatcaagtagtcccaatctgtgagaggcagacgaatcgattcgaattttattaaccatgcatggcaaacctaatctcacgacatccacgcaccacgaagggtcgcttcatttgtcagccgtccccatcgatcccttaggcacgtgtcagggccaacttcctttggcatgcaatgctccacagtcccggcctattgctgcactgtgaccgcacttgcacccacatgatgcaccatgggaacgacgttccaaggacagccggaaggtatgccacgccccagttcaatcaggtactaggcttccccatcccatactaggtatgagattagtactttcaaacacttgatcacgaacgccgacacgtttcgaccttagttcattttcatatagacagacggggcaatccaccaagtatcgaacacaagcctgaccccgtccgtcatccttatagttgcgacaaaactgaaacattcaactcctataactcgcgagtgacaggaaatcactcgacttttaccgaaacctattaagcattgcactactcgaccttagcaactagtattcagacaaggtactaagtttatgcatctaaggtttcattacaactcctcgaaacgtaaatgcgaaatcaagtaatcaataatattgcatgaactcaagataggaatttatgctccggggcttgcctttagaAAAAGCTtgtgggtcctcggggtcttgctccggttcgggctctccttcgcagggatgcagttcctcagcggggtcttcttccggtgctggatgaagctcgtacgttccgtcggcgagattcaactctacacggaaatgcaatgcaggggttaaacattttagatggttatttcaacacactcatgttttaacacggacacttgtagcaaaccTACAGGAAAGGtaggggagttcaacttctgttggtggagagcaagatgagagggtcggattggggaaaactttagggtctgaccctcaggtttaaggaaaaccgtactgaggtcctcagactcaacacagagaaatccccgaaaaatatttcaccgatacccttgggtcaaagaaaaagttacaaccgagccctcgggcgaggcggagaaagggttgGTGAAACTtggtagggtcgggcgaggcgaacgggaaaaggtcgggcgagacgaaaagaaaaggggtcaggcgaggcgaacgggaaaaggtcaggcgagacgaaaagaaaaggggtcgggcgaaccgaaacaaaggggtcgggcgaaacgaaaaaggacaggggtcgggcgaaacgaaaaggataggggtcgggcgaggcgaacgggaaaaggtcgggcgagacgaaaaggacagggaggttaagtagcttacctccaggtctaccggtgaagccttggggccgaacaggagcaggctggggcgggaagtTGTACGCACTAACGCTTGGGCAGCGGTGAGACTTTGgcggtggtccggcggcggcggtgcttcttgcggacaccagcaagctcgagtaccgcgcggaggagcgggcggctggtgtgttggaagaagcggctGGAGGGTGGcagcgaagtcgccggagtgtggggtggcgcaaaggggtgagctccacggaagctcagcgacggcgcggggagaaagcggtggctcagaggaaaAAGCAAGGGCGCAGATGCGGGCGgcggcaaggggtggcattgccggtgagggggttcccttttatagggccagggtggcgcggagggtcgaggcggggctccggtggggaaaggataaggccgggagcggcgagtgctcgggcgaggcggccattggccgacgacaccattgggcagaggaggcggagctccgggtggtcttcggcggcgattggccttgggcggcgcgcgtctagggcttccggtctgtcgggcgggtgaggcggaaaggctaccgtgggggttgggcgagcgagCGGAGGCGTGGGATGTCGGGGgcgtctcagctttctcggcgaaccggcggaacagggttggcggagcagagccgtggcaggcggaaggcgacctgcgcgcggccggcgattggctagccctgcgctcgctccgtcttgtagcgggcgcgggttgggcgccgtggctctcgtc from Setaria italica strain Yugu1 chromosome VII, Setaria_italica_v2.0, whole genome shotgun sequence includes the following:
- the LOC101779655 gene encoding senescence-specific cysteine protease SAG39, which produces MVSSKAFLLAILGCACLCSSILAARELSDAAMVERHEKWMVEYGRVYKDTAEKAQRFEVFKDNVAFIESFNAGNTKFWLAVNQFADLTNDEFRATKANKGFKPISTSVPTGFKYENLSVNALPTTVDWRTKGAVTPIKNQGQCGCCWAFSAVAAMEGIVKLSTGSLISLSEQELVDCDTHSMDEGCEGGWMDSAFEFVIKNGGLTTESNYPYKAVDGKCKGGSKSAATIKGHEDVPVNNEAALMKAVANQPVSVAVDAGDRTFMFYSGGVMTGTCGTELDHGIAAIGYGVESDGTKYWLLKNSWGTTWGEKGFLRMEKDISDKRGMCGLAMKPSYPTE